From Faecalicatena sp. Marseille-Q4148:
ACAAATTATTATAGCGGTCAATTGCTTGAATATGGAACAAAAGTTTATAAATACAGGGGATATATCCATGCGAAGACGATGATTATTGATGATGAACTGTGCTGTGTAGGCTCGGTAAATATGGATATCCGAAGTTTGATGGTGGATGATGAAGTCTGTGGTGTCTTTTATGAAAATCAGCTTGTACAGCGATATAATAAGATTTATGATCATGATATTTCTGAGTGTGATTTTTACACTTGGGATGCGTTCCGGGGGCGAGACAGAAAAGAACGGATCTTAGAGAGTATTTTCCTGCCGTTTGCACCGCTAATGTAAAGTGGTGTCTGACGGCGGCGAAGGATAAAGTTTTTTAGAAAAGCAATGACAAGGTGAGAAATGGAGTGTATACTAATTGTGTATGCAGTTTGCAGATGAGAATAGTTGATAAAGGTGATGAACATGAGTGAAACAAAAGATCTGCGGCGTCTTGTGATTAAGACGTTTCATATAGAAGAAGTAACTGTGGGGGAAAAGAATGAAGTCAGCGTTGATGGATGGATGAAGATCGATCCGTATTCGTTAAATGAAATTGTGGAAAAAGAGCCGGCGATTCATTCGGTAAAGATTGAGTTGATTCCGCCATATGATCATGAGCGCTTTACGAATACGATTATGGATGTGATACCGATTTCAACAAAGGTACTCGGAGAAATCGGAGAAGGAATTACCCATACATTAACGGGAGTATGTGCAATTTTGACAGGGGTAGATGTTAACGGGATACAGACGGCAGAATTTGGCTCTTCTGAGGGAATCTTAAAAGAACAGGTAAAGTTTGGTCGGGCGGGGACGCCGGAAGTGTCGGATTATATTATCTCTGTCGATGTAACGTTTGAAGCGGGACAGGGGCAGGAGCGTTCCGGAGTGACAGCTGCCCACCGTGTTTGTGATATGCTTTTGCAGCAGCTGCGCGATCAGATGAAAATGTTTAATGGAAACCGCTGCACAGAGCGCCACGAATATCACGATATTGTACGGACAGGTAAAAAACGGGTACTTATTATCAAACAGGTGGCAGGTCAGGGAGCAATGTACGATACACATTTATTTGCGAAGGAACCGTCTGGAGTGGAAGGCGGCCGCTCGATTATTGATATGGGAAATATGCCGGTCATTGTGACGCCGAACGAATACCGGGATGGAATTATTAGATCAATGCAGTAGGAGGAATTAGTTATGGGAATTGGACCATCGACAAAGGAAACATCACGTCATCACTTTCATGATCCGCTGCTTGAAATTGTGTCTGCAGATGAAGAATTGGATCTGATGGGAATTATGCTTGTGGGAACACCGGATGGCAATGCAGATAAAATGCTTGTGGGGACACGGGCAGCTGTATGGGCAGAAGCGATGCGGGCAGATGGTGTGATTATTTCATCAGACGGCTGGGGAAATAGCGATGTAGATTATGTGAATACAGTAGACCAGCTTGCAAAACGGGGGATTGCAGTTGCGGGACTGGATTTTTGCGGAACAGCCGGACAGTTTGTTGTGGAGAGCGATAATCTGGATGCGATTGTTGATATTAATAAGAATCCATCAGGGGTAGAAACATGTGTGCTTGGTGAAAATAGCGTAAATACATTGGATGCAAGAAAGGCTGCAGCGATGCTGAAACTGAAAATGAGGAAAATGTGTAAATAACTGCATGGATGGAATCATTGAAGGATGGTATGGGAATCTTCTTTATTATATAAGGAAGAGAATGATTATAAAATGGAAAGTATAAGGAGGAAATATGGCCAGAATCATAAAAGTAGTAATTACAGTGTTGTTAGCGATGATTGGAATGGGACTATCTGAAAGATATCTTGGGGCAGAATGGGCATTATATGCAAAGGTAATCATTGTTATGATTGCGGCAGTTGCGATTACATTGGAACTTCTTACTGCGGTAAGCAATAAAAAAGAGGATGGCGAAGAAGAATAAAGAAAAGCCGGAAAGACGGCATGGAGTGAGCGGATACAAATCCAGATTCGGCAATAATGCACAAAAGAAATGTAGAAAAAACGTTAGAATTCAATGTTTTGGAAAAAGTGCAATAATTTGTAAAAATATTATAAAAAATACTTGAAATCTGACGGATCATCTTATATAATGAAAAAGCTGTGACATGATAGCGTTGAAGCGTGAGGTTGCTGCCTGTGGGATGGAAGGCAATACCGCATGGCAGGTTTTCCGTGGAGCGAATGTCAAGTTAGGAAACTGGCGACAAGTCACTGTACGAATTCATAACGGCCATTGAAATATGGTAACAACGTGTGGGTATAAGAGGACACACACGGGAGAGTGTACAGTCACCGCTTGTCGTACTGAGTTTGAAAGTACGAAAAGGAGGCGACTTTTTTTATGGCAAGTCAAGTAATGAGAATCACATTAAAAGCATATGATCATCAGTTAGTTGATGCATCTGCTAAAAAAATCATCGAAACTGTTAAAAAGAATGGATCACAGGTGAGCGGACCGGTGCCGTTACCGACAAAGAAAGAAGTTGTTACAATCTTAAGAGCAACTCACAAATACAAAGATTCCAGAGAACAGTTCGAACAGAGAACTCATAAAAGACTGATCGATATCATCACACCAACACAGAAAACTGTTGATGCATTATCAAGATTAGAAATGCCGGCTGGTGTATATATCGACATCAAAATGAAAAACAAATAAGACAGTATCAATCCTAAAATTTAGGATGAACACATAAAGTGTTCCGCTGTAAATCACAGGAGGTAAGAATAATGAAGAAAGCTATCTTAGCTACAAAAGTCGGAATGACTCAAATCTTCAACGAGCATGGAGTTTTAACTCCGGTAACTGTACTTCAGGCTGGACCATGTGTAGTAACACAGGTTAAGACAGAAGACAACGACGGTTACAAAGCTGTTCAGGTCGGATTCGTTGACAAAAAAGACAGAATCGTAAACACAGACAAGAACGGTAAGAAAGAAATCGTGCACAGACACGGTGTAACAAAAGCTGAAAAAGGACATTTTGAAAAAGCTGGTGTTGCTGGAAAGAAATTCGTTCGCGAGTTCAAGTTTGAAAACGCTGAAGAATATGCACTTGGCCAGGAAATCAAAGCAGATATCTTCGCAGCAGGCGATAAGATTGATGCAACAGCTATTTCAAAAGGTAAAGGATTCCAGGGTGCTATTAAGAGACATAATCAGCACAGAGGACCTATGGCTCACGGTTCTAAATTCCACCGTCACGCAGGTTCCAACGGCGCTGCATCTGATCCGAGTAAAGTGTTCAAAGGCAAAAAG
This genomic window contains:
- the prdD gene encoding proline reductase cluster protein PrdD, yielding MSETKDLRRLVIKTFHIEEVTVGEKNEVSVDGWMKIDPYSLNEIVEKEPAIHSVKIELIPPYDHERFTNTIMDVIPISTKVLGEIGEGITHTLTGVCAILTGVDVNGIQTAEFGSSEGILKEQVKFGRAGTPEVSDYIISVDVTFEAGQGQERSGVTAAHRVCDMLLQQLRDQMKMFNGNRCTERHEYHDIVRTGKKRVLIIKQVAGQGAMYDTHLFAKEPSGVEGGRSIIDMGNMPVIVTPNEYRDGIIRSMQ
- the rpsJ gene encoding 30S ribosomal protein S10, whose protein sequence is MASQVMRITLKAYDHQLVDASAKKIIETVKKNGSQVSGPVPLPTKKEVVTILRATHKYKDSREQFEQRTHKRLIDIITPTQKTVDALSRLEMPAGVYIDIKMKNK
- the rplC gene encoding 50S ribosomal protein L3, with product MKKAILATKVGMTQIFNEHGVLTPVTVLQAGPCVVTQVKTEDNDGYKAVQVGFVDKKDRIVNTDKNGKKEIVHRHGVTKAEKGHFEKAGVAGKKFVREFKFENAEEYALGQEIKADIFAAGDKIDATAISKGKGFQGAIKRHNQHRGPMAHGSKFHRHAGSNGAASDPSKVFKGKKMPGHMGSKKITVQNLEVVRVDAENNLILVKGSVPGPKKSLVTIKESVKSK
- a CDS encoding proline reductase, coding for MGIGPSTKETSRHHFHDPLLEIVSADEELDLMGIMLVGTPDGNADKMLVGTRAAVWAEAMRADGVIISSDGWGNSDVDYVNTVDQLAKRGIAVAGLDFCGTAGQFVVESDNLDAIVDINKNPSGVETCVLGENSVNTLDARKAAAMLKLKMRKMCK